From Phycodurus eques isolate BA_2022a chromosome 20, UOR_Pequ_1.1, whole genome shotgun sequence, a single genomic window includes:
- the LOC133395513 gene encoding adhesion G protein-coupled receptor B1-like: MASSALSGPCVALVLLFFGLTSCTPSSPPSDHCAALEQSRFFGVFSSTTNLPSAPCSWTLQNPDPRRYTVYMKITKPTDSCTPRQIRTFQFDSFIETSRTYLGMESYDEVVRLCDASTTVTYIESSKQFLQIRKVASSNGPEIANTRDKNAVSEFKAEFLVVGKRNPSMPACQMLCQWLEKCLSTSTHEYPCGIMNTPCQCWETPKRKPGSCFRGGVYVEKCVPVPRNNEQNAEIIKGWAGWSRWSVCSQECGGGVQVRSRACQPDDAVCEGTVEEGRACNPRPCIGNERSKSQGLRAIVGMGRDHADDFSFGGAATQIATTKTDEWSPWSACSVTCGEGWQSRTRVCATSSFATQCTGPLRENRPCNNTAVCPVDGTWDEWTPWSLCSSTCGRGYRDRTRTCRLPQNGGEPCKGPSRQNKLCNIAVCPVDGHWNEWSVWSPCSASCSNGTMQRTRECNGPSYGGSECHGGWKEVINCFLKECPVDGRWHAWSSWGSCSRTCGGGIQQRQRVCEGPFFGGEPCPGERGEQKRCNEKRCPEPHEICPEQNDGDVVWKKTPAGDMAAISCPADTAGLILRRCSLNAVGLATWESPTYIKCVSKNYENIQMLSRDYSSKAKTAQSVDGIAEAISRLRFLTDEGATFSGDLMAVMEILENITETYKATRLRLSNADVENYVQTISNLLKEEHHDKWEEAQLMGANVKEFFRLVEESVNMIGMQMSGFQDIYEVTENLVLSIHKRPTTTSNNFTFPAKGWRGMLDWVRTAEEKISVSRDALAIEHSDGNDAFVTGIVLYRNLTSFLSFQSNSTLLNSKVVTVIVKPTPALLSSPVEIEFPHLHNGTMNETCLSWDESETSSLLGSWSARSCRAVAVHSFRTKCVCDSPSTFAILARVNFDSIMDKALLPSVTLIVGCGVSSLTLLLLIIIYVSVWKYIRSERSVILINFCLSIICSNALILIGQTQARNQVVCTLVAAFLHFFFLSSFCWVLTEAWQSYMAVTGRLRNRIIRKRFLCLGWGLPALVVAVSVGFTKAKGYGTVNYCWLSLEGGLLYSFVGPAAAVVLVNMVIGILVFNKLVSKDGITDVKLKERAGASLWSSCVVLPLLALTWMSAVLAITDRRSALFQILFAVFDSLEGFIIVMVHCILRREVQEAVKCRVVDRKDDGNGDSGSSHHNGHNQFTQSDNEKDGDSCRQGMSGSSEEKMSPPQMPLPMGPNFHTLPSNKTHMQAVPEYSSHTLTLKREKSRLGGGGDPSCGKPVYVCEGELFQQLDVDLARVQAEGGVSDGSGYVLMPNTTSTLRSKPKDDPTKYTISVEQLPQARLMHLSGPFAEPQAAFGIKPIPCDQVSVSYSERDSPIQNIHNMSSESHITHSSLENTFESMNSMMSKSETISTLSMSSLERQKSRYAELDFEKIMHTKKRHQNMFQDLNRKLHHADKDRESPASDSKSVRWSVSSAGSDKTNHSDKQQGPLERPWEGVRGLPQQSPPAWVRKDLEPLAASPLELHSVEWEKSSTPIPLVGQDIIDLQTEV, encoded by the exons ATGGCGTCGTCAGCTCTTTCCGGGCCCTGTGTGGCTCTTGTCCTCCTCTTCTTCGGTTTGACCTCCTGCACTCCTTCCAGCCCGCCCTCCGACCACTGCGCAGCCCTCGAACAGAGTCGCTTCTTCGGCGTGTTCTCGTCCACGACCAACCTGCCCTCTGCGCCGTGCTCCTGGACCCTGCAGAACCCCGACCCCCGCCGCTACACCGTCTACATGAAGATCACCAAACCGACCGATTCCTGCACTCCGAGGCAGATCAGAACCTTCCAGTTCGACTCTTTCATCGAGACGTCGCGTACCTACCTGGGCATGGAGAGCTATGATGAGGTAGTCAGGCTGTGTGACGCTTCAACCACCGTCACCTACATTGAATCCAGCAAGCAGTTCCTGCAGATCCGCAAGGTGGCCTCGAGTAACGGCCCGGAGATTGCGAATACACGGGACAAGAATGCCGTCAGCGAGTTCAAGGCTGAGTTTCTAGTTGTGGGGAAAAGGAACCCGAGTATGCCCGCCTGCCAGATGCTGTGCCAGTGGCTGGAGAAGTGCCTGTCTACGAGTACCCACGAGTATCCCTGTGGCATCATGAACACCCCTTGCCAGTGTTGGGAGACCCCAAAAAGAAAGCCGGGGAGCTGCTTCAGGGGTGGTGTCTACGTTGAGAAATGCGTTCCAGTGCCCAGAAACAACGAACAAAAcgctgaaatcatca AGGGCTGGGCTGGTTGGAGCCGTTGGTCCGTTTGCAGTCAGGAATGCGGGGGTGGCGTCCAGGTGCGCAGCCGAGCCTGTCAGCCCGATGACGCTGTATGCGAGGGCACCGTTGAGGAAGGGCGGGCATGCAACCCACGGCCCTGTATAG GCAATGAACGTAGCAAGAGCCAGGGTCTGAGGGCCATTGTTGGTATGGGGAGAGACCATGCCGACGATTTTAGCTTCGGAGGAGCTGCAACCCAAATCG CAACTACTAAGACAGACGAGTGGTCCCCTTGGAGCGCATGTTCAGTGACGTGCGGAGAAGGCTGGCAAAGCCGCACCCGTGTCTGCGCGACTTCCTCCTTCGCCACCCAGTGCACCGGCCCCCTGCGTGAAAACAGACCTTGCAACAACACGGCCGTCTGCCCAG TTGATGGCACCTGGGACGAATGGACCCCGTGGAGCTTGTGTTCATCCACATGTGGTCGGGGTTACCGTGACCGCACCCGCACATGCAGGCTGCCCCAAAATGGAGGAGAGCCTTGCAAGGGCCCTTCAAGACAGAACAAGCTCTGCAACATTGCTGTATGCCCCG TGGACGGACACTGGAACGAGTGGTCGGTGTGGAGCCCTTGTTCTGCTTCTTGCTCCAACGGTACCATGCAGAGAACACGAGAATGCAACGGCCCATCCTACGGAGGCTCAGAGTGCCACGGGGGCTGGAAAGAAGTCATCAACTGCTTCCTGAAAGAGTGCCCTG TTGATGGGCGCTGGCATGCTTGGAGCTCGTGGGGCAGCTGCAGCAGGACTTGCGGTGGCGGCATCCAGCAGAGACAAAGAGTTTGTGAAGGGCCTTTCTTTGGTGGGGAGCCTTGCCCTGGTGAAAGAGGAGAGCAGAAGCGCTGCAATGAGAAGAGATGCCCCG AGCCCCATGAGATTTGCCCTGAGCAGAACGACGGAGATGTTGTGTGGAAGAAAACTCCCGCTGGAGACATGGCTGCCATCTCGTGTCCGGCTGACACCGCAG GTCTGATTCTTCGCCGGTGCAGTCTTAATGCTGTCGGCCTCGCCACCTGGGAGAGCCCAACCTACATCAAGTGTGTCTCTAAGAACTATGAGAACATTCAGATGCTG TCACGAGACTACAGCTCCAAAGCAAAGACGGCACAAAGCGTAGATGGCATCGCTGAGGCGATTTCACGTCTGAGGTTCTTAACCGACGAAGGCGCAACATTCAGCGGCGACCTCATGGCCGTCATGGAAATCCTCGAGAACATCACCGAGACGTACAAGGCGACGAGGCTGAGGCTCAGCAACGCGGATGTAGAg aactATGTCCAGACCATCAGCAACCTGTTGAAAGAGGAACATCATGACAAATGGGAAGAGGCACAGCTG ATGGGTGCCAATGTTAAGGAATTCTTCCGTCTCGTCGAGGAGTCGGTGAACATGATCGGTATGCAAATGAGCGGCTTCCAGGACATTTACGAAGTCACCGAGAATTTAG TGCTGAGCATCCATAAGCGGCCGACGACGACAAGCAACAACTTCACTTTCCCTGCTAAGGGCTGGAGGGGCATGTTAGACTGGGTCAGGACCGCTGAGGAGAAAATATCAGTTTCCAGAGATGCTTTGGCCATTGAGCACAGTG aTGGAAATGATGCATTTGTGACTGGCATTGTCCTCTACAGAAACCTCACTTCCTTTCTTTCCTTTCAGAG cAACAGCACTCTGCTCAATTCAAAGGTAGTGACAGTGATCGTCAAGCCTACACCTGCCCTTTTGTCTTCTCCCGTCGAGATTGAGTTCCCGCATCTCCACAAC GGCACTATGAATGAGACATGCCTCTCGTGGGACGAAAGTGAAAC ATCCTCCCTGCTTGGATCGTGGTCTGCTCGGAGCTGCAGAGCCGTAGCCGTTCATTCATTCAGAACCAAATGCGTGTGTGACAGCCCCTCCACCTTCGCCATTTTAGCGCGCGTCAACTTCGACTCG ATCATGGACAAGGCGCTTCTCCCGTCCGTGACTCTCATAGTTGGCTGCGGGGTGTCTTCTCTCACCctgctcctcctcatcatcatctacGTCTCCGTGTGGAA GTATATCCGCTCTGAGCGCTCTGTTATCTTGATAAACTTCTGCCTGTCTATTATTTGCTCCAATGCGCTCATTCTCATTGGACAAACTCAGGCCCGCAATCAG GTGGTGTGCACACTGGTAGCAGCTTTCCTGCACTTCTTTTTCCTTTCCTCTTTCTGCTGGGTGCTGACAGAAGCTTGGCAGTCCTACATGGCCGTCACTGGTCGTCTGCGCAACCGCATCATCCGCAAGCGCTTCTTGTGCTTGGGATGGG GCCTCCCTGCATTGGTGGTGGCCGTGTCTGTGGGTTTCACAAAAGCCAAGGGATATGGCACCGTCAACTA CTGTTGGCTCTCTCTTGAGGGCGGGCTCCTCTACTCCTTTGTTGGCCCGGCTGCAGCTGTTGTTTTG GTGAATATGGTCATTGGTATTCTGGTCTTTAACAAGCTCGTATCCAAGGACGGCATTACCGACGTGAAGCTGAAGGAGAGAGCTGG GGCATCACTGTGGAGCTCCTGTGTGGTTCTGCCTCTCTTGGCCCTCACGTGGATGTCTGCTGTACTGGCCATCACAGACCGCCGTTCTGCCCTCTTCCAAATCCTCTTTGCTGTTTTCGACTCCCTGGAAGGTTTCATCATTGTCATGGTCCACTGCATCCTCCGTAGAGAG GTTCAGGAAGCTGTTAAGTGCAGAGTAGTTGACCGCAAGGATGACGGCAATGGAGATTCTGGAAGCTCACATCACAATGGCCACAACCAGTTTACG CAGTCGGATAATGAAAAGGATGGAGATTCATGCAGACAAG GAATGAGCGGCTCATCAGAAGAGAAGATGTCCCCCCCTCAAATGCCTCTTCCCATGGGCCCCAACTTCCACACCCTGCCATCCAACAAGACCCACATGCAAGCAGTTCCTGAATATTCCAGCCACACTCTCACcttgaagagagagaagagccgCCTGGGTGGGGGAGGCGACCCATCCTGTGGAAAACCCGTGTACGTGTGTGAGGGTGAGCTCTTCCAGCAGTTGGATGTTGATCTCGCTCGGGTTCAGGCAGAGGGCGGAGTCTCTGACGGCAGCGGTTACGTGCTCATGCCCAACACGACGTCCACCCTGAGATCCAAGCCCAAAGACGACCCGACGAAGTACACCATCAGCGTCGAACAACTACCGCAGGCCAGACTCATGCACCTAAGTGGCCCCTTTGCTGAGCCGCAAGCTGCCTTCGGGATCAAGCCAATTCCCTGCGACCAGGTCAGCGTGTCCTATTCCGAGAGGGACTCACCCATCCAAAACATCCACAACATGTCCAGCGAGTCTCACATCACTCACAGCAGCCTGGAGAATACCTTTGAGTCGATGAACTCGATGATGTCCAAAAGCGAGACCATCTCCACCTTGTCCATGAGCTCCTTGGAG CGACAAAAGTCCCGGTATGCTGAGCTTGACTTTGAG AAAATAATGCACACAAAGAAGCGTCACCAGAACATGTTCCAGGACCTGAACAGGAAGTTACATCATGCGGATAAAGACAGAGAGTCGCCAGCCTCTGACAGCAAg TCTGTGAGATGGAGCGTATCATCAGCAGGAAGTGACAAAACGAACCACAGC GACAAACAGCAGGGTCCCTTGGAGAGGCCATGGGAAGGGGTACGGGGCTTACCGCAGCAGTCTCCCCCCGCGTGGGTCCGCAAAGACTTGGAGCCTCTGGCTGCCTCACCGCTGGAGCTGCACTCTGTGGAGTGGGAGAAGAGCAGCACCCCCATCCCCCTGGTGGGTCAGGACATCATTGACCTGCAGACAGAAGTCTGA